One Clostridium estertheticum DNA segment encodes these proteins:
- a CDS encoding VOC family protein, whose product MKFCWSTLMVRNLEESLMFYTEIVGLNVSRRFNAGPGVEIAFLGDGETKVELICNEAIKEVNLGQDISLGFEVDSVDKMMAFVKGKGIDIHSGPFQPNPHNKFFYVLDPNGLKIQFVENIR is encoded by the coding sequence ATGAAATTTTGCTGGAGTACATTAATGGTTAGAAATTTAGAGGAATCTTTAATGTTTTATACGGAGATTGTCGGGCTTAATGTGAGTAGAAGATTCAATGCAGGGCCAGGAGTAGAAATTGCATTCTTAGGAGATGGGGAAACAAAGGTTGAACTGATATGCAATGAAGCCATTAAAGAAGTAAACCTTGGACAGGATATTTCCCTTGGATTTGAAGTAGACTCAGTAGATAAAATGATGGCTTTTGTTAAAGGCAAAGGTATAGATATTCATAGTGGACCATTTCAGCCCAATCCACATAACAAGTTTTTCTACGTATTGGATCCAAATGGATTAAAAATTCAGTTTGTAGAGAATATTCGATAG
- a CDS encoding V-type ATP synthase subunit E — MTTIEDKVSLFSKMIYDKVNEEKEGRLEVFSIEAEKRINMEKAKIDELRQCLQKEVTKKSNIKANSIVAKERLTKQREVLSLKEKLINQALENLKQKLVEFVSLTEYKPYFLSILEKTLKEIDKGNYYIIVLKKDYEKFQSEIGIVQRDYSDRNAEIKISEGDFIGGIIIKDIEGKFKIDNSLYSKLEESKELIGVRVMEMLAIE; from the coding sequence ATGACCACCATTGAAGATAAGGTAAGTTTGTTTTCTAAGATGATATATGACAAGGTAAATGAAGAAAAAGAGGGAAGATTAGAAGTCTTCAGTATAGAAGCTGAAAAAAGAATAAATATGGAAAAAGCAAAGATAGATGAGCTTAGGCAGTGCCTTCAAAAGGAAGTGACAAAAAAATCTAATATTAAAGCAAATTCGATAGTGGCAAAAGAAAGACTTACTAAGCAGAGAGAAGTGTTATCTCTCAAGGAAAAACTGATTAATCAGGCTTTAGAAAATCTGAAACAAAAGCTTGTAGAATTTGTGTCTTTAACGGAATATAAGCCTTATTTTCTAAGTATATTAGAAAAGACTTTAAAGGAAATAGACAAAGGGAACTATTATATTATAGTTTTAAAAAAAGATTATGAAAAATTTCAAAGTGAAATTGGAATCGTGCAGAGAGATTACAGTGATCGAAATGCAGAAATAAAGATTTCAGAGGGAGACTTTATAGGGGGCATAATAATAAAAGATATTGAAGGAAAATTTAAAATAGATAATAGTCTATATTCCAAATTAGAAGAAAGCAAAGAACTAATTGGTGTTAGAGTTATGGAAATGCTAGCCATAGAGTAA
- a CDS encoding PrsW family glutamic-type intramembrane protease: MEEKLRKRRYKWWKLLIIGLIIYVLGLVVLVLTQNPNLFPSIVMLGNFLIPVTYVAFLYEKRTLSNVNMAMTLAGFFYGGFLGTFAAAILEPIFIHKLNFSTTMLVGIIEEFAKILGVLVIFRSRKHDLELDGLIIGAAAGMGFAALESSGYAFTMFLKSGGSLSSTVFITLLRGILSPLGHGTWTAILAGVLLRESAPRKFKLNLRVIEAYVVVVVLHGLWDGLPSVIAMYTSSARAIFIGEGIVGALGVLILMRLWFIAKKQGRERLAGR; this comes from the coding sequence ATGGAAGAAAAATTAAGAAAAAGACGGTATAAATGGTGGAAATTATTAATAATAGGGTTAATAATTTACGTATTAGGTTTAGTTGTGTTGGTATTAACACAAAACCCCAATCTGTTTCCATCAATAGTTATGTTGGGCAATTTTCTTATACCAGTTACCTATGTGGCCTTTTTATATGAAAAAAGAACCTTAAGTAATGTAAATATGGCTATGACTCTTGCCGGTTTCTTTTATGGTGGGTTCTTAGGTACCTTTGCAGCAGCAATACTTGAACCTATTTTTATTCATAAGTTAAACTTTTCAACAACTATGTTGGTAGGGATAATTGAAGAATTTGCAAAGATTCTTGGAGTATTAGTTATTTTCAGAAGTAGAAAGCATGACCTTGAGCTAGATGGTTTAATTATTGGGGCAGCCGCAGGAATGGGCTTTGCAGCGTTAGAGAGCTCAGGTTATGCCTTTACTATGTTTTTAAAGAGTGGTGGAAGTTTATCATCTACTGTATTTATAACGCTACTAAGAGGAATATTGTCTCCATTAGGTCATGGTACTTGGACAGCTATTTTGGCAGGTGTACTTTTAAGAGAAAGTGCTCCGCGGAAATTTAAGTTGAATTTAAGGGTTATTGAAGCATATGTTGTCGTGGTTGTGTTGCATGGGCTTTGGGATGGACTCCCATCTGTAATTGCTATGTATACCTCTTCCGCAAGAGCTATTTTTATAGGAGAGGGCATCGTTGGTGCCCTTGGTGTACTTATATTAATGAGGTTGTGGTTTATTGCAAAAAAACAGGGGAGAGAAAGATTAGCAGGGAGATAA
- a CDS encoding V-type ATP synthase subunit A: MEGNIMGVNGPVIKAEHMKGFKMREMVMVGFKKLIGEIIILEEDFATIQVYEETSGLKIGEPVISTGSPLSLKLGPGILGNIFDGIERPLEKINEMSHGFLPEGIGLISLDEEKLWYVEITVKLGDELKEGYIYANVQETESIMHKILVPPGVFGTVIEVNENGNYNIETTVVKLKQDEKIYELKLYQYWPVRNPRPVKDKKTIFKPLITGQRIIDIFFPLAKGGTCAIPGGFGTGKTITQHQLAKWSDADIIVYIGCGERGNEMTEVLEDFPKLIDPRTNLPLMNRTVLIANTSNMPVAAREASIYTGITIAEYFRDMGYHVAIMADSTSRWAEALREISGRLEEMPAEEGYPAYLPSRIAEFYERAGYVENLNGSEGSVTVIGAVSPAGGDFSEPVTQNTKRFVSAFLGLDKKLAYARHYPAINWLSSYSGYTTLLKDWYEENVASDVMDLRAKMLKLLYEENKLLEIVKLVGEDVLPDAQRLIIEVAKCLKIAFLQQNAYNPVDTFVPLAKQYKMLKAIESFYDNGGKAVKVGIPISVIMNKELMEKLYKMKYNIPNDNPSLIDDLESELSSYFEELIAKYK, translated from the coding sequence ATGGAAGGAAATATAATGGGAGTAAATGGTCCAGTTATAAAAGCTGAGCACATGAAGGGCTTTAAAATGAGAGAAATGGTTATGGTTGGTTTTAAAAAGCTCATCGGTGAAATCATAATATTGGAAGAAGATTTTGCAACTATTCAAGTTTATGAAGAAACTAGTGGACTTAAAATAGGTGAACCTGTAATTTCTACTGGAAGTCCTCTTTCTCTTAAACTGGGACCAGGAATACTTGGAAACATATTTGATGGAATTGAGAGGCCACTTGAAAAAATAAATGAAATGTCTCATGGCTTTTTACCTGAGGGTATAGGATTAATTTCTCTTGATGAAGAAAAACTTTGGTATGTAGAAATTACAGTTAAACTAGGTGATGAATTAAAAGAAGGATATATATATGCAAATGTTCAAGAAACTGAATCAATAATGCATAAAATATTGGTTCCACCAGGGGTGTTTGGAACTGTAATTGAGGTAAATGAAAATGGTAACTATAATATAGAAACCACGGTTGTTAAATTAAAACAAGACGAAAAGATTTATGAACTTAAGCTTTATCAATATTGGCCTGTAAGAAATCCAAGACCAGTAAAAGATAAAAAAACTATTTTTAAACCTCTTATCACGGGACAAAGAATTATAGATATATTCTTTCCACTGGCAAAAGGCGGTACTTGTGCCATTCCTGGTGGATTTGGTACCGGAAAGACTATAACTCAGCACCAGCTTGCTAAATGGTCTGATGCGGATATTATAGTATATATTGGTTGTGGAGAAAGAGGAAATGAAATGACAGAAGTTCTAGAAGACTTTCCAAAACTTATAGACCCTAGAACAAATTTGCCTCTTATGAATAGGACTGTGCTAATAGCAAATACATCAAATATGCCCGTAGCTGCAAGAGAAGCAAGTATTTATACAGGTATAACTATAGCAGAATATTTTAGAGATATGGGTTATCACGTTGCTATAATGGCAGACTCAACTTCAAGATGGGCAGAAGCACTAAGAGAAATATCAGGAAGACTTGAAGAGATGCCTGCTGAAGAAGGGTATCCAGCTTATCTACCATCAAGAATAGCAGAGTTTTATGAAAGAGCAGGCTACGTAGAAAACTTAAACGGCAGCGAGGGTTCTGTAACTGTAATTGGCGCAGTTTCGCCTGCTGGGGGGGACTTCTCGGAACCTGTAACTCAAAATACTAAAAGGTTTGTTTCAGCTTTTTTAGGCCTTGATAAAAAACTAGCTTATGCAAGACACTATCCTGCAATAAATTGGCTATCTAGTTATAGCGGATACACTACACTTCTAAAGGATTGGTATGAGGAAAATGTGGCGAGCGACGTAATGGATTTAAGGGCAAAGATGCTTAAGCTTTTATATGAAGAAAATAAGCTTCTGGAAATAGTTAAACTAGTAGGTGAAGATGTGCTTCCGGACGCACAAAGGCTTATTATTGAAGTAGCTAAATGTCTTAAAATCGCATTCCTCCAGCAAAATGCTTATAATCCTGTAGATACTTTTGTACCATTAGCCAAACAATATAAGATGCTTAAAGCTATAGAATCCTTTTATGATAATGGAGGTAAGGCAGTAAAAGTTGGCATACCAATATCCGTTATAATGAATAAGGAATTAATGGAAAAGCTCTATAAAATGAAATACAATATACCAAATGATAACCCATCACTTATAGATGATTTAGAAAGTGAATTATCAAGTTATTTTGAGGAACTTATAGCAAAATATAAATAG
- a CDS encoding 2'-5' RNA ligase family protein: MRYVIVSVVDGKAGILNDNLRREVFQKFGAKSSKLPAHFTIKAPFEYGGSIDDLEIALEIFSKESIGASYGINNYDHFDLRVIYMKVEMSVEGKELHDKLIDTIDSLPYIAFDNKDGKNKIFHVTIASKKINDIYPEIWEYVNTKPCSFQCKFNNVSIYKWQENTWLLHKKYEF, encoded by the coding sequence GTGAGATATGTAATAGTAAGTGTAGTAGATGGAAAAGCAGGTATTTTAAATGATAATTTACGGAGGGAAGTATTTCAAAAATTCGGTGCGAAATCCTCCAAATTGCCTGCGCACTTTACCATAAAAGCTCCTTTTGAATATGGTGGAAGTATTGACGATTTAGAAATTGCATTAGAGATATTTAGCAAAGAGAGTATCGGGGCTTCTTATGGTATCAATAATTATGATCACTTTGACCTACGGGTTATTTATATGAAAGTGGAAATGTCTGTGGAAGGGAAAGAACTTCATGACAAGCTCATTGATACTATTGATTCATTGCCCTATATTGCCTTTGATAATAAAGATGGCAAAAACAAGATTTTTCATGTAACCATTGCATCTAAAAAAATTAATGATATATACCCTGAAATTTGGGAATACGTTAATACTAAACCTTGTAGCTTTCAATGCAAATTTAATAATGTATCAATTTATAAGTGGCAAGAAAACACATGGCTACTACATAAAAAATATGAATTTTAA
- a CDS encoding V-type ATP synthase subunit F, giving the protein MRSYLISDNVDTFVGMQMAGLEGIVLHEKEEIVKKIEELKKDKAIGIIIVTEKIAAKIPDEVRKIKLSKQRLLLVEIPDRHGWSKSSDAILRYVKEAIGLKL; this is encoded by the coding sequence ATGAGAAGTTATCTAATAAGTGATAATGTAGATACATTTGTAGGTATGCAAATGGCAGGACTAGAAGGCATTGTTCTTCATGAAAAAGAGGAAATCGTAAAAAAAATTGAAGAATTAAAGAAAGATAAGGCAATAGGAATAATAATAGTAACAGAGAAAATTGCAGCGAAAATACCCGATGAAGTAAGAAAAATAAAGTTGTCCAAGCAAAGACTACTTTTGGTAGAAATTCCGGACAGGCATGGTTGGAGCAAGAGTAGTGACGCTATTTTAAGATATGTTAAAGAGGCTATAGGCCTTAAGTTATAA
- a CDS encoding ATP-binding cassette domain-containing protein, with translation MFYKDIELTAINDNDMRSMRKELQIIFQHSQGALDPKMTVEELLTEPLKLHHIVKSSDMDKEVSRLLRLVELSESDKLKFLFQLSGGQRQRIGIARAISIRPSFIICDEPVSALDVSVQGQILNLLDNLKDELNLTYLFIAHDLKVVKHICDRIAVMYKGKIVESGHTKQLLNEPSHEYTKKLVSSVL, from the coding sequence ATATTTTATAAGGATATAGAACTGACAGCAATAAATGATAATGATATGAGGAGTATGAGAAAGGAACTACAAATTATATTCCAACATAGTCAAGGGGCATTGGACCCTAAAATGACAGTAGAAGAACTATTGACGGAACCTTTAAAACTGCATCATATTGTTAAAAGCTCGGATATGGATAAGGAAGTATCTCGGTTGCTCAGGCTAGTAGAATTGTCTGAAAGTGATAAGTTAAAGTTCCTATTTCAATTGAGTGGAGGGCAAAGACAAAGAATTGGTATTGCTAGAGCTATTTCTATAAGGCCCAGCTTTATTATTTGCGACGAGCCTGTATCTGCACTTGATGTTTCTGTTCAAGGACAGATACTAAATTTGCTTGACAACCTAAAAGATGAATTAAACTTAACTTATTTATTTATTGCTCATGATCTTAAGGTGGTAAAACATATATGTGACAGAATTGCAGTTATGTATAAAGGAAAGATAGTTGAAAGTGGACATACGAAACAGCTTTTAAATGAACCTTCTCATGAGTACACAAAAAAACTTGTGAGTTCTGTATTGTAA
- a CDS encoding ATP synthase subunit C: MTILLMLTFCVVIATITYGVVEQSKIDVLGRQKIKKALKINLGVFIPVIMGALIVNIPSVAHAAVAVAVNPAAGIGYLAAALSTGLATLGAGYAVGAVGSSALGAVSEDPKILGKTLIFVGLGEGIAIYGLIVSIMILAKL, translated from the coding sequence ATGACTATATTATTAATGTTAACATTTTGTGTTGTTATAGCTACTATTACTTATGGGGTGGTGGAGCAAAGTAAGATAGATGTTTTAGGTAGACAAAAAATTAAAAAAGCTCTTAAAATAAATTTAGGTGTATTTATACCAGTTATTATGGGGGCTTTAATAGTAAATATTCCAAGTGTAGCTCACGCTGCAGTAGCAGTAGCAGTGAACCCAGCTGCAGGAATTGGATATCTAGCAGCTGCCCTTTCTACAGGACTTGCAACTCTTGGTGCAGGTTATGCTGTAGGGGCCGTTGGTTCTTCAGCCTTAGGTGCGGTATCTGAAGATCCTAAGATACTGGGGAAAACTCTTATTTTTGTAGGTCTTGGAGAAGGTATTGCTATATATGGACTTATTGTATCTATAATGATACTTGCGAAATTGTAA
- a CDS encoding V-type ATP synthase subunit I, translated as MSIEKMHMVNLVGKIEDFDKITKMLALEGCMQPVSAFQEINSSDFILKTSSDNVEVIMDVNYIRPYAYDKEYNISLKHIEKLQEAQNTLGISKEHIKEVIFDFDTIEKQLWSVYGRFNILNTELEDLKEKDHYLKNTYEALKFLKKIELPIEDITTMKNFEMGLYKVPEQNMLKIKANYENIPSVIQSVYTEKDYDIFIAFTPILLLVETEKIFKSANCEKIVVPDHYTGIPREVAVTVRAEINQVQQSIDEIQKRLNDFLNENYEIIINIQNSYELEQRSGEIKKSAACTNEFFYISGWIPESYMENFNKLLSNFDDRIIFIRKDPNERTNKDIITPTMLINNKLFSPFESMVGMYGIPSYDEIDPTMFLAITYTLMFGAMFGDIGQGLVLVLAGFLLKNKLGSNSFGGIFERIGISSIIFGFLYGSVFGSETVIPALLIRPMEHIEDILIATIIFGCGFLILGFVLGITNSLRRKDIEQAIFGKEGLAGLMFYIGALSLVVSIVYKNPLLPTTIWIIYFIFFLLLILLKQPLANIILGKKVLFEAGAKDYFIESSFEVVETLLSMFSNTLSFVRVGAFALNHVGLFIAFAALASMTNSGVASVLILVLGNVIIICLEGLIVFIQGLRLEYYELFSRYYEGGGVTFEPVKVKLK; from the coding sequence GTGTCTATAGAAAAAATGCATATGGTTAATTTAGTTGGGAAAATTGAAGATTTTGATAAAATAACTAAAATGTTAGCACTTGAAGGCTGTATGCAACCAGTAAGTGCTTTTCAAGAAATAAACTCGTCAGATTTTATATTAAAAACATCCTCGGATAATGTAGAGGTTATAATGGACGTAAATTATATAAGACCTTACGCGTATGATAAAGAATATAATATTAGTTTAAAACATATTGAGAAACTTCAAGAGGCTCAAAATACCCTTGGTATAAGTAAAGAGCACATTAAAGAAGTGATATTTGATTTTGACACCATAGAAAAACAATTATGGTCAGTCTACGGAAGATTTAATATTTTAAACACAGAACTCGAGGATTTGAAAGAGAAAGATCATTATCTTAAAAACACTTATGAGGCCCTAAAGTTTTTAAAAAAAATAGAGCTTCCCATAGAAGATATTACGACTATGAAAAATTTTGAAATGGGTTTATACAAAGTGCCAGAGCAAAATATGCTTAAAATAAAAGCCAATTATGAAAATATACCTTCAGTAATCCAATCTGTCTATACAGAAAAAGATTATGATATATTTATAGCATTTACTCCAATACTTTTGTTAGTAGAGACGGAAAAAATTTTTAAATCTGCTAATTGCGAAAAAATTGTAGTGCCTGATCATTATACAGGAATTCCGAGGGAAGTGGCAGTAACAGTACGCGCAGAAATAAACCAAGTGCAACAATCCATAGATGAAATTCAAAAACGGCTTAATGATTTCCTAAATGAAAATTATGAAATTATAATAAACATTCAAAATAGTTATGAATTAGAGCAAAGGTCTGGAGAAATAAAAAAAAGTGCGGCTTGTACTAATGAATTTTTTTATATTTCTGGTTGGATACCTGAAAGCTATATGGAAAACTTTAATAAGCTGCTTTCGAACTTTGATGATAGAATTATATTTATTAGAAAGGACCCTAATGAAAGAACAAATAAAGATATAATTACACCAACAATGCTTATAAATAATAAATTGTTCAGTCCGTTTGAGAGTATGGTTGGGATGTATGGTATTCCTAGTTATGATGAGATTGATCCTACCATGTTTTTGGCAATAACCTATACGTTAATGTTTGGTGCTATGTTTGGGGATATAGGACAAGGATTAGTATTGGTATTAGCAGGGTTTTTGCTTAAGAATAAGCTAGGTAGTAATAGTTTTGGTGGAATTTTTGAAAGGATTGGGATAAGTTCTATTATATTTGGTTTTTTATATGGAAGTGTTTTTGGCTCTGAAACAGTAATTCCAGCTCTTCTAATTAGGCCTATGGAACATATTGAGGATATACTAATTGCCACAATAATTTTTGGATGTGGTTTCTTGATTTTAGGTTTTGTTTTAGGAATAACTAATAGCTTAAGACGAAAAGACATAGAACAGGCAATATTCGGAAAAGAAGGTCTTGCAGGTTTAATGTTTTATATTGGAGCATTATCATTAGTAGTATCTATTGTCTATAAAAATCCATTATTACCAACAACCATTTGGATAATATATTTTATTTTCTTTCTATTATTGATATTGTTAAAGCAACCACTAGCAAATATTATTTTAGGTAAAAAAGTATTATTTGAAGCTGGAGCTAAAGATTATTTTATAGAATCAAGTTTTGAGGTAGTAGAAACTTTACTATCTATGTTTTCTAATACACTCTCGTTTGTAAGAGTAGGTGCATTTGCTTTAAATCATGTTGGTTTGTTTATTGCATTTGCTGCGCTAGCTTCTATGACTAATAGTGGTGTTGCTTCAGTGCTAATACTAGTACTTGGAAATGTAATAATTATATGCCTTGAAGGGCTCATAGTATTTATACAAGGGCTAAGACTGGAATACTATGAATTGTTTAGTAGGTATTATGAGGGTGGGGGTGTTACTTTTGAACCTGTGAAGGTTAAATTGAAGTGA
- a CDS encoding DEAD/DEAH box helicase, giving the protein MNKIKFDELGLNELVLHAIQDLKFQYPSDIQEKSIPVALEDFDIIGQAQTGTGKTLAFGAPIICRMEKSTGKVQAIVLAPTRELAIQVAEELKRIAKYERIKILPIYGGQSIAIQISALKRGVDIVVGTPGRILDHIRKGTLKLANAKFLVIDEADEMLNMGFIEDIEDILSNLSEDRQTMLFSATMPRAIKILSKKYMKTNTKIIAIEKKSMTVAKTQQYYYEVNLKNKFESLCRILDVDAPKTCILFCKTKRGVDDLVVALQPRGYSVEGMHGDMKQSQRMNTLKKFKDGNLNYLIATDVAARGIDIEDVTHVINYDLPQDSESYVHRIGRTGRANKEGIAYSLITRGESSTKRRIENDTKSVITKKSIPTMLDIFAAKSETIIKSIKLTLAENLYDNFIPLGKILTSEFGADDVAASLIKTIFYSGVNNNYSDDSVSTEGNVRLFLSIGKMDEVMTSDIIAFLCETANINKNELFNIDILEKFSFIDVPKNLVDDILRNSSGHKLHKRRVNIEVAKARR; this is encoded by the coding sequence ATGAACAAAATTAAATTTGATGAACTAGGACTAAACGAACTAGTGCTTCACGCTATACAAGATTTAAAATTTCAATACCCATCAGACATTCAAGAAAAAAGTATTCCAGTTGCTTTGGAAGATTTTGATATTATAGGGCAGGCTCAAACTGGAACTGGTAAGACATTAGCCTTTGGTGCACCTATTATATGCAGAATGGAAAAATCAACAGGAAAAGTGCAAGCAATAGTTTTAGCTCCTACAAGAGAACTAGCTATCCAAGTAGCCGAAGAACTTAAGCGAATTGCAAAATATGAAAGAATTAAGATATTACCCATATATGGAGGACAATCTATTGCTATACAAATCTCAGCTTTAAAAAGAGGAGTAGATATTGTGGTTGGAACTCCTGGAAGAATACTAGACCATATTAGAAAAGGTACTTTGAAATTGGCCAATGCTAAATTTCTTGTTATAGATGAAGCAGATGAAATGTTAAACATGGGCTTTATTGAAGATATTGAAGATATTTTAAGTAACTTAAGTGAAGATAGACAAACTATGCTTTTCTCAGCCACTATGCCAAGAGCTATTAAGATATTATCAAAAAAATATATGAAGACTAATACAAAAATTATCGCAATTGAAAAAAAATCTATGACTGTTGCGAAGACACAACAATATTATTATGAAGTAAATTTAAAAAATAAATTTGAATCACTATGTAGAATTCTTGATGTTGATGCTCCTAAGACTTGTATACTATTCTGCAAGACTAAGAGGGGTGTTGATGATTTAGTTGTCGCATTACAACCTAGAGGGTACAGTGTAGAAGGTATGCATGGAGACATGAAACAAAGCCAAAGAATGAACACTCTAAAAAAATTTAAAGATGGTAATTTGAACTACTTAATAGCAACTGATGTAGCCGCAAGAGGAATAGATATTGAAGATGTCACTCATGTAATAAACTATGATTTACCACAAGATAGTGAATCATATGTCCATAGAATTGGAAGGACTGGTAGAGCCAATAAAGAAGGTATAGCCTATAGTCTTATTACAAGAGGAGAATCATCTACTAAAAGAAGAATTGAAAATGATACTAAAAGTGTAATCACTAAAAAAAGCATACCTACTATGCTAGATATTTTTGCAGCAAAGTCAGAAACTATTATAAAGTCTATAAAATTAACTTTAGCAGAAAATTTGTATGATAACTTTATTCCACTTGGAAAAATTCTAACTAGTGAATTTGGTGCAGATGATGTAGCAGCTTCCCTAATAAAAACTATTTTTTATAGTGGAGTTAACAATAACTATTCAGATGATTCTGTATCAACAGAAGGCAATGTTAGACTATTCTTATCTATCGGAAAAATGGACGAAGTTATGACGAGTGATATTATAGCCTTTCTATGCGAGACTGCTAATATTAATAAAAATGAACTTTTTAATATTGATATTTTAGAAAAATTTTCATTTATTGATGTACCTAAAAATCTTGTTGATGATATCCTAAGAAATAGCTCTGGTCATAAGTTGCATAAAAGAAGAGTAAATATTGAGGTTGCTAAAGCTAGAAGGTAG
- a CDS encoding V-type ATPase subunit has translation MGSVVKFSAINTKVRAMMGKRMSKDQYLKLLNCKDFKSTLEVLKEETSYGEILEGYNLEKIHRGDLEIILHKYYISTYNKFINYFNGEYRDLIKALFLRWEIEDLKVIIRSKNLGLSKEEIENKLIARSTLNTIKYDYLLALKNVEEVIDGLKGSIYYKSLKNLAKDTSAKGLFRIETELDFVYFTSIRRELQHLDKENKEVVYSIISLEADLLNLGWIYRGKTFYKIPPEELFNYTIYNGYKLSKEKLRKLCYINDIEEFKNLLEKTPYASIYEKDEPNLIEKREREFQKKYFNKILRENKTNISVVISYLIVYRIEIRDIISIIEQKRYCNTTNECINYGSSML, from the coding sequence ATGGGAAGTGTTGTTAAGTTTAGTGCCATAAATACTAAGGTAAGGGCTATGATGGGAAAGCGGATGAGCAAAGACCAGTATTTGAAATTGCTAAATTGTAAAGACTTTAAAAGCACTCTTGAGGTATTAAAAGAGGAAACTAGTTATGGTGAAATTTTAGAAGGGTATAACTTAGAGAAGATTCATCGGGGTGATTTAGAAATTATTTTACATAAGTATTATATAAGTACTTATAATAAATTTATAAATTATTTTAATGGTGAATATAGGGATCTTATTAAAGCACTTTTTTTGAGATGGGAAATAGAAGATTTAAAAGTAATAATAAGAAGTAAAAATTTAGGCCTAAGTAAAGAAGAAATAGAAAACAAGCTAATTGCAAGAAGTACGTTAAATACAATAAAGTATGATTATTTATTAGCTTTAAAAAATGTAGAAGAGGTAATAGACGGATTAAAAGGTAGCATATATTATAAGAGCCTAAAAAATTTAGCTAAAGATACAAGTGCAAAAGGATTATTTAGAATTGAAACGGAACTTGATTTTGTTTATTTTACATCCATACGACGCGAACTCCAGCATTTAGATAAGGAAAACAAGGAAGTAGTCTATAGTATTATTAGTCTTGAAGCGGATCTTCTAAATTTAGGATGGATATATAGAGGGAAAACTTTTTACAAAATACCTCCGGAGGAACTTTTTAACTATACTATTTATAATGGGTATAAACTTTCTAAGGAGAAACTTAGAAAACTTTGTTACATAAATGATATAGAAGAATTTAAAAATCTATTAGAAAAAACGCCCTATGCATCCATATATGAAAAGGATGAACCTAATTTAATTGAAAAACGAGAACGAGAATTTCAAAAAAAATATTTCAATAAAATTCTTAGAGAAAATAAAACAAATATTAGCGTAGTTATTAGTTATCTTATTGTTTATAGGATTGAAATAAGAGATATTATATCTATAATAGAACAAAAGAGGTATTGCAATACCACAAATGAGTGTATTAATTATGGTTCGTCCATGTTATAA